In Desulfobacterales bacterium, the DNA window TCAAAAAGGAACGCCTTTTTTTATGAAGATTTTTGACAGCCACTGCCATCTGGATGATCCCGTTTTTAAAAAGGACTTAGACGTGGTGATAGATCGATTTAGAGCCTCGGGCGGCACAGGCTTGATGATTGCCGGGGTGGACGAAAACACATGCCGACAGGCAATCGCTCTGTGCGAAAAATTCGCCATTTGTTTTGCCGCCGTCGGTATTCATCCGCACCATGCGAGCCAATGCACGGAAAAAGCGCTTGCCTCGCTTCAACGGCTCGCCAGCCATTCCAAAGTACGTGCATGGGGGGAAATCGGCCTTGATTTCAACCGCATGTATTCTTCGATTCCGGATCAGGAGACCGGGTTCATTCAGCAACTTAAGGCGGCCGCAGATTCTGCTCTGCCCGTCATTTTCCACGAAAGAGACACAAAGGGCCGCTTGCTGGCGCTTTTAAAACAACACGCTTCCCCCGATCTCAAGGGGGTCATTCACTGCTTCAGCGGCAATCGTGCGGAACTGGAAGCCTATCTGGAATTGGGTCTCTCCATTGGTGTAACCGGTATTGTCACCATGGCAAAACGCGGCGCCGAGCTCAGAAAGCTGGTTCCGCTCATTCCGGCGACGCGCCTGCTGGCCGAAACCGATGCGCCCTGGTTAACACCGACGCCTGAGAGAAATCACCACCATCGCAACGAACCCGCCTTTGTGCGATCCGTGGTGCTTAAACTCGCTGAGGTACGAGGGGAAGCTCCCGAGGCCATGGCGAATACGCTTCATGAAAACGCCTGCCGGTTATTTAAAATTAAACTGACGGGAAAAACGGCTCAGGACTGAAGGGGGAAAAGGCCGCATTCCAGTCAGGCGGCCTCAGACCGATTGGATACGTGTCGTTTCAGCGGGTTTACCCTTGAAAAACCCGCTTTATTTATATAAATTGCCTTTTATGGGGCATATATTCACTTTCAATGATGTCAAGGTTTACAAAACATGGGCGGATTTTCCGGTCAATCAAGCGGCCCTTCAACGGGAAACCCGGCTGATGATGGGACTTCTCAAGCCTTTGCCGGGTAGACGCTTGCTGGATATCGGTTGCGGCGCAGGCGGCAGTCTTCTCGGGTTAAGGGATTCGGGCCTGTCTCTAACCGGTATCGATCCATCCCCGTATATGCTGGATGCGGCGAAGGCCGTGCTGGGTAACCGCGTTGATCTGCATCGCGGCGTAGCGGAAGATCTTCCGTTTGAAGATAACGCCTTTCATTATGTCTTGATTGTAAAATCGCTTGAATTTGTTGATTATCCAAAAATGGCCATCGCAGAGGCATGCCGGGTGGCCAAGGACCGTGTGTTTATAGGTATCATGAGCCGGCACGCCATCAAAAAAACCCAACGACAATTGAAAAAGGCGCACGAAGAATCCTTTATGGACAAGGCGAACCCTGTCAGCCTTCGCGAGCTGAAAGAAACCGTGCACGAAATACTGGGAAAAGTACCGGTCGCCTGGCGATCACTGTGCAACATTCCCATCGGCTCCGAAAATATCGCCCGATGCCTTGAAGAATCCTTTTGGTTGCATCACTGCCCCTTCGGCAATTTTACCGGCATGGTCATCACGCCCACCCCCCGGTTTAGAACCCGTCCGTTAAGTGTTCCCTGCACTGCAAACCAGGGTCCCGAAAGTGCCATCATCTAGCACCGACGCGGTCCGTTTCAAAAAAGAGGAGAATCGGGTATAGAAGCCTACCTTTATGAGCGCCGCATAGAGGCCTCGCGTGTTAAATGCAATCTCTGCTCATCACCGCTGCCGAATAAAACCCGGACAAAGGGGCCTCTGCGGGGTCGAGAAAATCGCGACGGCATTCTGACGGGTCTGTGAAACGGGCTCGAAAAATCGGGCTTGAAGCGGGACTTAAATATGTCTATATGGGAAACGCGCCCACAGAGGGCGGAGACAACACGGCCTGCCCCGCGTGCGGCAAAAACCTGATCGACCGGGTCGGCTTTGTGGTTCGAAAGAATCGAATTCAAAACGGCAAATGCCCGGCGTGCGGATTTGTGATTTCAGGGCTCGATATGAGCGGCGCCGAAGGAGAAAAATGAAGTCCGGTACAGAGATCAATAGCTTACATTCATGTGAAACTGCGTGGACACGGGTGCTTACCTACGGTCGAATGATCAAGTTTTCACACACCGTCTTTGCCCTTCCCTTTGCGCTCTGCGCCGTGGTCCTGGCGCAACGAACGCACCCGCTCACCCTTTGGCAGATGCTTTGGCTTCTGGGCGCCATGGTCGGCGCGCGCTCAGCCGCTATGGGATTTAACCGCATCGCCGATGCCCATTTGGATGCCAAAAACCCGAGAACCGCCGCCAGAGAAATCCCTTCCGGCCGCCTGACCCGACATGCCGCGATGGGGTTTGTGATGCTGTCTTCGGGGCTTTTTATTTTATCCGCAGCCATGCTCGGCCCTCTGTGTTTTTATCTTTCGGTTCCGATTTTATTGTTGATGTTCTTATATTCCTATGCCAAGCGATTCACCTTTTTGTGCCATCTCTACTTAGGCGCGGTTATCGCGCTGGCGCCGCTGGGTGCCTGGATCGCCCTTACCGGCGCGTTTTCCCCCGCCATCACGCTTCTCTCGGTGGCCTTGATGGCCTATATTGCCGGATTTGATATTTTATACGCCTGTCAGGACGTAGATTTCGATCGACAGACGGGTCTCCATTCCATTCCGGCCCGGTTCAACGTGCCAAGCGCGCTTGCCATTGCCGGATGCCTGCATGTGGTTTCATTTGTGTTTTTCCTTTTCGTTTATTTCGCGTTTGACATGGGAGGCGTTTATCTCGGGGCCGTTGGCATCATCGGCGGGTTGATGATCGCGGAGCATCGAATGGTGAAACCCCATGATCTTAGCCGGGTCAACATCGCCTTTTTCCATATGAACGCCGTGATTTCCGTTACCCTGTTTATCGGGGTGTTGCTGGATGAGCTCATTAAATAACTGCCGCGTCGCCGCCTTTTTTTAAATCTTTGATAGGGAGACATACGCCTCTTGTATAAAAACTTAAGGGAATTTCTCAACCGGCTTGAACGTGCCGGCGAGCTGAAGCACATTCGACAGGTGGTCTCTTCATATCTTGAGATCAGCAAATTGACGGACCGGGAATCCAAAAGCCCGCATGGCGGCGCGGCCCTATTATTTGAAAATGTTCAAAACTCGGCCTTTCCGGTTGCTACGAACATCTTCGGCAGTCCCAAACGCATTTGCATGGCCTTGGGGGTCGAGCATCTGGATGACCTTGCGGAACGGGTTCGCGCCTATATTAACATGAATCCGCCAAAGACCCTTAAAGCGGCGCTGGGCATGCTGCCCCTGGCGATTGGTTTGACCCGGTTTTTCCCCCGCACCTTTAAAGGAAAAACCCCGCCGTGCCGGGAAGTGGTCTTAACCGGCGAGCAGATTGATTTGTCCAAATTGCCCGTGCTTCACTGCTGGCCAAAAGATGCCGGTCCCTTTATCACCCTGCCTCTGGTGTTTACCCGCAGCCTGGAAACCGGCCGGCAGAACCTGGGCATGTACCGCATGCAGGTGTTCGACAAAACCACCACCGGCATGCACTGGCACATTCACAAGGACGGCTCTCATTATTTCAACGAATATCGGCGCGCCGGAAAAAGAATGCCCGTATCTGTCGCCATTGGCGCGGACCCCGCGACCATATACGCAGCCACGGCACCCATGCCCAGAGGCATTGATGAAATCCTGCTGGCCGGCTTTATTCGTCAAAAGCCGGTGATCATGACCCGATGCCTCACCAACGACCTTAACGTGCCGGCGGAAGCTGAATTTATACTGGAAGGGTATGTGGATCCGAACGAATTGCGATGGGAGGGTCCTTTCGGCGATCATACCGGCTATTATTCTCTGGCGGATCATTACCCCGTGTTTCATGTCACGGCGATCACCCATCGCAACAATCCGATCTACAATGCCACGCTGGTGGGCCGCCCGCCCATGGAAGACTGCTATCTGGCGGAAGCCACCGAACGGTTGTGCCTGCCGCTGCTTCAAACCGTCATGCCGGAGGTCGAAGACTATTGGCTTCCCTGGGAAGGGGTCTTTCATAACAGTGTGGTAGTATCTCTCGACAAGGAATATGCCGGCCATGCGCATAAACTGGTCAGCGGACTTTGGGGCCAGGGGCAGATGAGTTTCTGTAAAACCATTACCGTCGTGGATCGGGATGTATCCCCGCGGGATCGCAGCACGTTGATCGATCTCTTGCTGACCCGGCTGGATCTGTCATCGGATATCATTCAAACCAAGGGCGTGCTGGACGTACTGGATCATAGCGCATCCGCGGCCAATTTCGGCGCCAAAATCGGCATTGACCTCACGACACGCTTTCCGGGAGAGCCCGATCGGCACCCCCTTCCCCTGCCGGCCCCGCCGCAACCCCCCTTGAATGCTTCGGCCGTTCAGCGGTTGGTTGCGGAGGTGCGAAATTGCCGTTTTCTTTTTTCAGAGAAACCCGAGACGAACCGGACCGTTAATCGCCTGTTGGCCCTGTCGGTGGAAAAAGGCGAAACCCAAAGCGGCCGGGAGATCAGCGATAAATTGGCCACGACGCAAGCGCTTACCCCTTTCAATGTGCTAATCTTTTTCGACGCGGATATCGACCTTTCGGACGGCAGTCTGATGCTATGGAAGATTTTCAACAACGTGGATCCGAGCCGGGATATGGTGTTTTACGATAGCCGCGTCATCATCAATGCGTGTAAAAAGGGACCGGCCGACGGTCATGTGCGCCCGTGGCCGGAGGATCTCACCTTTGATGAATAATTAACCGATCGGTTTTGCCACGCATCGCCGCTCGACATAGCCGCCGGTCTGGGAGTCCAATACGGCTTCGTTTTCATGAATAAATTTGGGGCCGCCTTCCCAGGTTCCGCAGGCCACCACCGCCGTTTCACCCAATTCGAATTTTCGGCCGCAGGCAGCGCAGCCTTCCGAATTGAGTTCGTTTAGTTTCGCCAGGTCTATGATGACTTTATACTTGCTTTGGAGTGTTGATTTCATCTTCTTATCCTCCTTTTGGTTGAAGGACCTTTGCCATGAAGGGGAACCGGAGCTACCTATTACCCTTAACTTTCAGTCTTAATGCAAGATTGTCAAGCAGGGGGCTGCAAACCCGCACGGGCTGGGTAACTGCCTGCGAAGAGAACCGCGATTGCCTCAAAAGGTGAAGGTTTCGAGGGTTGTATCCCCTGCTCAAATCAGATATGGTGTTCGCGTATGGACACACAATCCAAGCTAAAGCGTTTAAAGACCTTATTATATGTTATCCTTGCCATTTGTGCGTTTCCAATCGGCTGGGCGGCCTTTCTTATGGGCAGCGTTGCGTTGTATTCGTATCGGGTGTCCGACATCAACGCCGATGCAGCGATCGTTCTCGGCGCTGCGGTGGCCAGATCAGTGCCAACGCCGGTATTCGAGCAGCGCATTCGCCATGCAATCAACCTCTATCATGACAAAAAAGTAAAAAAACTGGTACTGACGGGAGGCGTCGGGTCGGGCGACACGCTTGCTGAATCGGAAGCGGCGCGGAATTACTGCCTGAAACAAGGGGTTCCGGAAAACGACATGCTGCTGGAGGTCCGGTCCCATTCGACCCTTCAGAACCTGCTGGAAGCAAAGCCGATTCTTCAGGCCAACGGCCTTGAGACGGTTCTGATCGTCAGTGACCCGCTGCACATGCGGCGGGCGATCACCTTTGCCCACGACCTTGGGATTGAAGCCTATCCGTCACCGACACCGACAAGCCGATTCAAGGGCTTTGAAAGCAGATGGCGGTTCTTGACGCGGGAAAGCTATTTTTACGGCCGCTATCTGCTTCTTGACCGGAAAAACCCCCTTAAATGATTGTTGCCTGTGTTAAACCTCAAAAACCAGTGCAATTGGTCTTGATCTATCCTTTCAGTTCCATTAATAGTTCAAAATTCTATGATTCATCTTTTAAATTTCGTTACCCGTTTCAATATGAAACCTAATACGTGATCTGATTAAACAAAGGAGAGAGAATAACATGGCAGATTTTTACATTAATGTGTTTCTGGATGATGAAAAACTCGGAAAAATAACTGCTGCCGGCCTTGCGGATAAGGTGGTTGAAATTGACGGGAAAAAAGCGGTAACGGTCGAAATGAACGCCAAGGAACAGAAAAAACTGGTTAAAGGCTTTACAGATCTTGCATTCGACGCGAACAATGCTTGTGTACTTCCGGCTGAGGCCAGTGATAAGCTGCTTGACATCATTGCTGATACCAAAACATTGGACGTGATGAAATTCGCCATTATGAAGCTTTACAATCCGCTTGCCGGAAAGGCGCCGCGCTCAGCCTTACGATAAAAAACACCGCTGTGACGGCACAGCCGGATCAAATTCGGCTGTGCCCGCGCTACCCTTTTGACATTGCAAAACGATTCAGCAGTCGGCCAACACCTTGAGAAAAATTCGCGGGTTCCGGCAACAGGCTCAGCACCACCATCCCGTCCCGAGAAAAATCATAAAAAAACCCGGGATGAATCAGCGTATCCTCCTTTTCGAGCATCAACAGGGCGCGGGCGTCATCCAATACGCCGTCACGAATCTCCATAATGCCATACCATCCGCCCTCCCGTATCAGCATTCGGCAGTTTCGAGTTTGATCGGTTTGGTTTTTCAGAAACCGGCTGTTTTCGATGATTCGGGCATTGATCTGTTGTTGAATCGCGAATCGGCCCGCCAGTAGCCGCTTTAACCCGTGTTGAACCGGCGTGGACACGGAGAGGTAAAAATCAAGCAGTGCCTCCAGGCGGTCGATGGCAAGATTTGCCAAATGTGGATCGCCGCCGACAATGATCCAGGCCAGCTTCATCTGCGGCAGGCCCAGTGTCTTTGAAATGCCGTTGAGCACAAAGGTGAGCGCGTTGGTTTTGGTTACCACCGTTTTTTCTCTGCCGGGCACCGAAACCGCCTCAAAATCCGAGAACACTTCATCCACGATCAGAGCCATATTGTGCCGGCGACAAAGGGAATCGATTTGCGCCAGTTCATCTGTTTTTATGTAGGAACCGGTCGGGTTGTTGGGATTGACAATGATAATGGCGCGGCTTTGGGGCGTGATGAGTGCGCTGAGAACCTCGACATCGATTGACCACCCGCTGTCATCCGCATAGCGAAGCGGATAGGAATGGCAGTAGAGCCCCTCAAATCTGGCCAGATAAGACAACAGGGGGTATCCCGGTGCGGGGACGAGAATCTCATCGCCGGGATTTGAAAGAAGCTTAAACAAAAATCCGTATGCTTCGCTGGTGCCGGCCGTCAACAGGACGGCATCCGGGTCGATGCGTTGTCCCAAGGGTTTATAATATTCCGTCACGGCCTGCCGGGCGCAGGGCGTTCCTCGCGGATCGGAATCATAGCGCAAGGATTCGGGACGGGATAGGGCGGACAAAATGGCATCCGCCTCAAAGTGAAATCCCACCCGTGTGGGGTTGGATTCGGTCAGATCCATTATCGGTTTGCCGCTGGCGCGTTTTTCCGCAAGCAGCTTGCCAAAGAGGGTGGGGGAATCCTCCCAGTTGAATCGTTCTGAAAACATTCGCCGCGCTACTTGCATCAGCGGGAAGCAACGGCCGTCTCCGTTGTTGCTTCCGAAGCCGGCGTATTTTTGAGCGGTTCTTTGGAATGATCTCTTGCGATCAACATGTAAATCGATGGAATCACAAATAAGGTAAAGAAGGTGCCGATGGCCATGCCGCCCACGAGCACCAGGCCGATGGAGTTTCTGGCGGCAGCGCCCGCGCCGGTAACGAGCGTCAAGGGAAAGTGACCGGCAATCGTAGCCCCGGTGGTCATCATAATGGGCCGAAGCCGAGTCAGAGCCGCTTCAAAAACCGCCTCGCGTTTGGAAAGCCCCTTGGCCTGAAGCTTGTTGGCAAATTCGACGATGAGAATGCCGTTTTTGGAGACCAACCCCACCAGGGTGACCAGCCCCACCTGGGAATAAATATTCAAGGTTGTGGTCCAGCCCTGTGTCCAAAACGGGACATTGGGGTCCGGCATTTTAAGGAAGGTAAAGATCAACGCACCGAACATTGCCAACGGTACGGATCCGGCCAAAATAACAAAGGGATCCTTAAAGCTGTTGAACTGGGCCGCCAGCACCAGAAAAATGAGCACCACGGCCAGTGCAAAGGCGGGCAGAAACTTATTGCCTTCCGCGCGAAGCTGGCGGGATTCGCCCGTGTAGTCGAGAACATACCCTTTGGGAAGAATTTTGGCCGCCTCATCTTCCAGAAAGCGTAGTGCCTCGTCCAGAGGACGTACGGCCACCCCGCTGATCTTTACAGCATTTAGCTGTTGAAACCGGTTTAAGGACCGCGGTACCGTCGTGTTTTGAATGGAAGCTACCGTGCTAAAGGGTACAAGATTGCCGTCCGGGCCGGTGATATAAATATCCTTGAGCTGTTCCGGGTTGAGCCGATCCATCCGCTTGATCTGAGGAATCACCTTATAGCTGCGGCCGTCGATATTAAAGCGGTTCACAAAATTGCCGCTCAGCATGGACGCAATGTCCGCCCCCACCTGTTCGAGACTGAGGCCCAGATCCGCTACCCGGTTCCGGTCGATCATGAACTCGGCCTGAGGCTGATCGACTTTCACATCGATCAGCGGCGGGAAGGCAAACATGCCGCTTTGCATGGCCTTAAGCTGTATTTGTTGCGCAAAGTCAAGAATCTGTTCCGAGTCGGCGGTGGAGGCCAGGATAAATTCAACGGGAAAATCGCCGCCACCCGGAAGCGCGGGCGGCGTAACCGGAAAGATGCGAACGCCGGGTATCGCGGAGAGCTTTTGCTGCACCTCCGGCAGGATTTGAAAAATATTGCGGTTCCGCTCATTCCAGGGAACCGTGGCCATTCCGGCAAAGCCCGATGCGGGGTTTGTCACCTGAAAGGTGTGATTCGTCTCCGGAATGCTGAAATAGGCCTCGTTGACGGCAGCAGCGGATAGACTGGTTTGATCAAGCGTGGCATTGGCCGCCGCATCGATGATGCCGAAAATAACTCCCTGATCCTCGGAAGGCGCCAGCTCCACCGGCGACATGATGAACATGGGGACGGCCAGCAGGCTGACCATCAGCCATACCAGGTAAACGGCCGGCCTGGCATTCAAGGTCGCAGTCAACAGCCGTCCGTATACCCCCTTGAATCGGTTGAAGTCACGCGAGATTTTTCCGGCGAAACCCCGCTCGGAAATGCCGGGCTTCAGTATTTTAGAAGACATCATGGGGGAGAGCGTCAGGGCAACGATTCCGGAGATCGTAACCGCGCCCGCCAATGTAAAGGCAAATTCCCTGAACAGCGACCCGGTCAGCCCGCCCTGTAATCCGATGGGCAAATACACCGCGGCCAGGGTTATGGTCATGGCAATGATCGGTCCTACCAGTTCACGGGCGCCCAATAACGCGGCATCAACGGGCGAAAGCCCTTCGCTTAAATGCCGTTCGACGTTTTCCACCACCACGATGGCATCATCCACGACAAGCCCCACGGAAAGAACGATGGCCAGCAACGTCAGAAGGTTGATGGTAAAGCCGAAGACCTGCATTAAAAACACCGCGCCGATTAAAGACAGCGGAATGGCGATCACCGGAATCAATGCGGAACGAATGGACCCGAGAAACAAAAAAATGATGACGATGACGATGAGCAGCGTTTCCCCCAACGTTTTGGTCACCTCTTGAATCGCATCGGTGATATATTTGGTGCCGTCATAGGCAATGCGGGCGTCCATACCGGTGGGAAGCGATTTTTTAATATTATCCATCTCGACGTGAATGCGTTTTAGCACATCGACCGAGTTGGCATTCGGAAGGGGCCAGATTCCCATGAAAACAGCCGTTTGTCCGTTAAACTTGACTTCCGCGTCATAATTTTCAGCTCCCAGCACCACATCGGCGATATCTTCCAACCGAATGATGGCGCCGTTTTGCTGCCGAATGACCAGGCGCTTAAATTCCGCCAACGATTGCAAGTCCGTATTGACCGTGAGATTCACCTGAATGAGAGACCCCTTGGTGTGTCCCACTGCGGCCAGATAGTTGTTGGCGGAAAGCGCCCGGCGCACCTGCACGGGGCTGACGTTAAACGCCGCCATGCGATCGGCTTTCAACCAAATCCGCATGGCAAAGGTTCTGCCGCCCAGAATATCGGCGCGCTGCACCCCTTCCACCGCGGAAAGCCGGGGCTGCACAACCCGGACCAGATAATCGGTAATCTGGTTCTGCATTAACACATCGGACGTAAAACTGAGGTATGCCGATGCAATCCGGCTTTCCGCCGACTCCACATTGATGGTCGGAACCTCCGCCTCAGGCGGCAGATCGTTTCTCACCTGATCCACCTTGGCGCTGATCTCGGACAGGGCTTGAATCGCATCGTAATTGAGTTTCAGGCGAACACTGATGGTGGATAAGCCCAGTGAGCTTTGAGATTCGATATACTCGATGCCGTCGGCTGCGGCGATGGCCCGCTCCAGAGGCGTGGTAATAAAGCCGCGCACCAGATCGGCGCTGGCGCCCACATAGATGGTGGTAACCGTCACCACGGAGTTTTCGTTTCGGGGGTACTGGCGCACATTCAAGGAGCGTATCGCCTGCAAGCCGGCAATGATAATCATCAAATTGATAACCAGGGCGAGCACGGGGCGTCGAACAAAAAGATCGGTAAAGTTCATGTTATGCGTCCGCCGGTGTCGGTGATTTCTTGAATTCGGGCGAAAGCGTATTGTCCACCACAACGGCCTGGCCGTTTCTCAGCTTGAATACGCCGGTGCTGACAACCGTCTCCCCGCCTTTCAGGCCCGAGACTACCGAAACAAAATCACCGCGCTTTTCGCCGGTTCGAATAAACTGCTGGCGCAAAAACAGGCCCGATGAGGCCGCTCCTTCCGCTTTTTTCTCCTCCACCACGAAAACGGAATCGCCGTACGGCGCATACAACACCGCAGTGGCCGGTACCGCAAGGACCTCAACCGTTTCCGGCAACACCAGCGTGACATTGACGTACATACCGGGCCGCAGATTTTCTTCCGGATTGGCCACTGTGGCTTGAATGCGGAAATTACGCGTGGCATCGTCCACCAGGGGGTTGATGGTCGTAATTACTCCCTCAACCATTTGCCCGGGAAGCGCATCCATGGCCAACCGCACGCGCAACCCTTTTTTCACCTGAGCAAGTTGTTGTTGCGGCATCAGGAAATTGGCATAAATCGGATCCATGGTTTGCAAGGTCACGATCGGCTCGCCTTCCTTGAGATTCTGGCCCAGATTCACTTGCCGAATGCCCAGACGCCCGGAAAAAGGCGCCCGAATGGTTTTTTTGGCAACGATCGCGTTAATGTTGTCCAATTGCGCTTCGGCCTGTTTGAACTGCGTGTCTGCGTTATCGAAAGTCGACTGGGAAATGGTTTTGGTCGCCACCAATTCCCGGGCACGCGCCAGGTTCAACCGGGCAAGCGCCACAGCCGCCTCGGCCGCTCTCTGCTGCGCCAATTCAACGGAGGTGTCTTGTTGCACCAGAAGCTCTCCGGCGGAAACCTTTGTTCCCGGCTCAAAGGCGATGCGTACCACCTTTCCGGGAAGCTCCGCTGTGACCTCCACCCCCTGCACCGCTTCAAGCGAACCGACCGCGGTTAAAAAAGACTCCCACCGATCGGCTTTCACCCCGGCCGTTGTAACGACGCCCGGCGGCGGCACAAAATTTTGCCCCTGAGCAATCATTCCCTTGATTTGGAAATACTTGGCGCCGGCCAAGGCACCGACCACGACAGCCAAACCCAGCAGGGCAAGCACGATTCGTTTAAACAGGAACATAAGTTTGTTTGCCGGCCTGTTGATGCCGGCCTCCGGTTTGTAGCGTTGATGCAACTTGGACGATAACGAAAAAATCGAAAACGGTCTGTGGCCTTTCAATAAGTTTTTCTTAATACAAGATTTGCTGAACACATTCAAGGAAATTGAGCCATTCCCCTTGCATTCTGCGGGATCGCGTGAGCCTCCGTGGCAATTTTATTTACGACAATGTTTTCTTGAATCGCACCGAGGCGATCAGAATAAACGACAAGGACAAAAGGCTTTGGGCGATGATCTCGGGCCAGAGGATCTCAATGCCCACGCCCTTCATAACGATACCCCTTAGCACCTGAAGGAACCATCGCATGGGGTTTAAAAAGGTGGCGTATTGAACCGATTCGGGCATGTTATGAATCGGAAACATGAACCCGCTGAGCATGACACAGGGCATCATCACCAGAAAGCTGGTCAGCATCGCCTGCTGCTGGGTCGATGCCGAAGCGCTGATGATCAACGCAATGCCCATATTGCCGCATAAATAGATGCCCGCCAGAAGGTAGAGAAGGAGAAAGCTGCCCTTTACATGGAC includes these proteins:
- a CDS encoding efflux RND transporter periplasmic adaptor subunit; the protein is MFLFKRIVLALLGLAVVVGALAGAKYFQIKGMIAQGQNFVPPPGVVTTAGVKADRWESFLTAVGSLEAVQGVEVTAELPGKVVRIAFEPGTKVSAGELLVQQDTSVELAQQRAAEAAVALARLNLARARELVATKTISQSTFDNADTQFKQAEAQLDNINAIVAKKTIRAPFSGRLGIRQVNLGQNLKEGEPIVTLQTMDPIYANFLMPQQQLAQVKKGLRVRLAMDALPGQMVEGVITTINPLVDDATRNFRIQATVANPEENLRPGMYVNVTLVLPETVEVLAVPATAVLYAPYGDSVFVVEEKKAEGAASSGLFLRQQFIRTGEKRGDFVSVVSGLKGGETVVSTGVFKLRNGQAVVVDNTLSPEFKKSPTPADA